One genomic segment of Pseudoalteromonas sp. GCY includes these proteins:
- a CDS encoding tetratricopeptide repeat protein codes for MPLLALFFALLLVVLPAHGSECPSANNANLTSHILSCKQHLETLEPNGAQAFDARLELVSLYRRAGDIKLSNQILDELMAWKLTTLQRFQVLRQSGINRYRQRNYIQALESFHEAQTLAAQLQQNELEGKSANDLANAYQALGDLDTALTLFLESYQIAKATNDVQRQAITLNNLGNVSRDINQLDDAILSFRQAHALHQQAGDPTKANHTLLSIAEVFYKKREYKKATEIIGDLLQPLTQNGAYTQLSRAYLLLAEIAIAQNHITQAQQQLASFKRTRQLIQHGKVDQRALLIEAKLKQLEGDNLTAQTLLKQGLEAHNQQNSQLTELFYIALLQSQLQTHAYKEAVETAQRYNDMLKSSRVQSENLYQFRLQRANVLAAPKRQTETNIVSHVFIGFIAFLAGVLVTYCFVRYTTRTDTHGLHSKHTSIDEQAARLLMVEVMTLTLALWEQNSGKTRVELAEESKVWKVNIDDGRLRVRTLERYLNIKTLPKKPRIRNIVTTAQYVLTQCQGANSDTAPLSQKVAQLEQILACSNAA; via the coding sequence ATGCCTTTGCTTGCTTTGTTTTTCGCATTACTGCTCGTTGTGTTACCTGCGCACGGTTCAGAATGCCCAAGTGCTAATAATGCCAACCTCACAAGCCATATTTTGTCTTGTAAGCAACATCTTGAAACGCTTGAACCCAACGGTGCCCAAGCTTTTGATGCACGTCTTGAGCTTGTTAGCTTGTATCGTCGAGCGGGTGACATAAAGCTCAGCAATCAAATACTGGATGAGTTGATGGCATGGAAGTTAACCACGCTCCAGCGCTTTCAGGTGTTAAGACAAAGTGGTATTAATCGTTATCGCCAGCGCAATTATATTCAAGCGTTGGAAAGCTTCCACGAAGCGCAAACGCTTGCGGCTCAGTTGCAACAAAATGAACTGGAAGGTAAATCGGCAAACGATTTAGCTAATGCTTATCAGGCACTTGGAGATTTAGACACCGCCCTTACTTTATTTTTAGAAAGCTACCAAATAGCGAAAGCAACAAATGACGTGCAGAGGCAAGCGATCACACTTAATAATTTAGGGAATGTGTCGAGGGATATTAATCAGTTGGATGATGCCATTCTCTCGTTTCGTCAAGCCCATGCGCTCCACCAGCAAGCCGGCGACCCAACTAAAGCGAATCACACCTTGCTAAGCATCGCGGAAGTATTCTACAAAAAGCGTGAATACAAAAAAGCAACTGAAATCATTGGAGATTTACTTCAACCTTTGACACAAAACGGTGCCTATACCCAATTGTCTCGAGCCTATTTATTATTGGCCGAAATTGCCATTGCTCAAAATCATATCACTCAGGCACAACAGCAACTCGCTTCATTCAAACGTACTCGGCAACTAATACAACACGGTAAAGTTGATCAGCGAGCACTGCTTATTGAAGCCAAACTCAAGCAGCTTGAGGGCGATAACCTAACTGCACAAACGTTACTTAAACAGGGGCTTGAAGCACATAATCAGCAAAATAGTCAGCTTACCGAGTTATTTTACATTGCCTTATTGCAGTCCCAACTACAGACACACGCTTATAAAGAAGCGGTAGAGACCGCACAGCGTTATAATGACATGCTTAAAAGTAGTCGTGTACAAAGTGAAAACCTTTATCAATTTCGCCTTCAAAGAGCTAATGTCTTGGCCGCGCCTAAGCGCCAAACAGAGACAAATATTGTGTCTCATGTATTCATCGGGTTTATCGCATTTTTAGCGGGTGTGCTGGTTACTTACTGCTTTGTTCGCTATACCACCCGCACCGACACTCATGGATTGCACAGTAAACATACGAGCATTGACGAGCAAGCCGCAAGACTATTGATGGTTGAGGTGATGACGCTCACTCTGGCGCTTTGGGAGCAAAATAGTGGAAAAACTCGTGTCGAATTAGCGGAAGAAAGCAAAGTGTGGAAAGTGAATATCGATGATGGTCGCTTACGAGTGCGTACTCTTGAACGCTATCTTAATATCAAAACGCTGCCCAAAAAGCCGCGTATTCGAAATATTGTTACCACGGCACAATATGTACTCACTCAATGCCAAGGCGCTAATTCCGATACTGCACCTCTTTCTCAAAAAGTTGCACAACTGGAACAAATCTTAGCCTGCTCCAACGCTGCTTGA
- a CDS encoding DMT family transporter — MIGIGEAAAIAAAGVWAGSTILYKRFSHHLSPFELNVSKGVIASALMILCLLIAGDAMYPTLLSSWGWLITSGVLGIAIGDSAYFAALRNIGPARTLVIESLAPAIAGILNIVLLGVYLNASAWLGIAVTTVGVMLAIKPSRSQPVLDKKHYLLGVCFALTAAICQAAGMVLSKGALNNESISSLWAALIRLGSGTLFVAFIVVYLKSQSLFKALTLKQIDGKNWLFVAVFFGTFIGLWLQLISVNHTDPAIAQTIFATAPLMVMTIGLLRREAITKSMMYGGLIALAGVFLLLKG, encoded by the coding sequence ATGATTGGGATTGGGGAAGCCGCAGCGATTGCGGCGGCTGGGGTGTGGGCTGGCTCAACTATACTGTACAAACGATTTAGCCATCATCTTAGTCCATTTGAGTTGAACGTCAGCAAAGGCGTCATCGCTTCTGCTTTGATGATCTTGTGTTTGCTCATCGCAGGTGATGCTATGTACCCGACCTTACTCTCGAGCTGGGGCTGGCTGATAACCAGTGGAGTACTAGGTATAGCGATTGGTGACAGCGCCTACTTTGCCGCACTTAGAAATATAGGTCCTGCTCGTACTTTGGTTATTGAAAGTCTTGCACCTGCCATCGCGGGGATCTTAAACATTGTGCTCCTTGGTGTTTATCTCAACGCATCCGCTTGGCTCGGCATTGCAGTGACGACCGTTGGTGTGATGCTGGCGATTAAGCCAAGTAGAAGCCAGCCGGTATTAGACAAAAAACATTATCTCTTGGGAGTCTGCTTTGCACTCACGGCTGCCATTTGCCAAGCTGCGGGTATGGTACTTTCCAAAGGTGCGCTAAATAACGAAAGCATTAGTAGTTTGTGGGCGGCACTTATCCGCTTGGGATCCGGCACCCTATTTGTGGCCTTTATTGTTGTTTATTTGAAATCACAAAGCCTCTTTAAAGCACTTACACTTAAACAAATCGACGGTAAAAACTGGTTATTCGTTGCGGTGTTTTTTGGCACCTTTATTGGGCTTTGGCTACAGTTAATTTCCGTTAATCATACTGATCCCGCTATCGCACAAACCATCTTTGCAACAGCACCGCTCATGGTAATGACGATTGGACTACTGCGCAGAGAAGCGATTACTAAGTCTATGATGTATGGAGGCCTGATTGCTTTGGCTGGGGTATTTTTATTGCTAAAAGGATAG
- a CDS encoding homoserine O-succinyltransferase, which yields MPITVTDELPAIAQLRHENVFVMPQSRASTQEIRPMRLAILNLMPNKVETEVQFIRLLANTPLQVNVDLLRLDTHRSSENSEQHLDMFYRYFSDVKDQNYDALIVTGAPLAHLEYDDVVYWQELQAFFDWAEHHVTSTLFSCWAAHAGLYHHYGLKRALKNDKLCGVFKHHCYFDHGALTRGFDDEFLVPHSRYGHIDVDKINACKDLVVLAGSEKVGAYLIKNHSGSQVYITGHPEYDADTLQKEYLRDCEKMANAPQPENYFPENDTSKRPSKTWQSHAFLLFSNWLNYYVYQTTPYDINLVSQDVRTNNYAE from the coding sequence ATGCCAATCACCGTCACCGACGAACTCCCAGCCATTGCCCAATTGCGTCATGAAAATGTGTTCGTGATGCCACAAAGTCGTGCATCAACTCAAGAGATCCGCCCTATGCGGCTCGCGATATTAAACTTGATGCCGAATAAGGTGGAGACTGAGGTGCAATTTATCCGATTACTGGCAAATACCCCTTTGCAGGTGAATGTTGATTTGTTGCGACTAGACACCCATCGCAGCTCTGAAAACTCAGAGCAACATCTAGATATGTTTTACCGCTATTTTTCGGATGTGAAAGATCAAAACTATGATGCTTTGATCGTCACCGGCGCGCCGCTGGCGCATCTTGAATATGATGATGTGGTGTATTGGCAGGAATTACAGGCGTTTTTTGATTGGGCTGAGCACCATGTTACTTCAACCCTGTTTTCCTGTTGGGCCGCACATGCTGGTTTGTATCACCATTATGGGTTAAAGCGAGCACTCAAAAATGACAAACTGTGTGGCGTATTTAAGCACCACTGTTATTTTGACCACGGGGCGCTCACTCGCGGTTTTGATGATGAGTTTTTGGTGCCACACTCACGCTATGGCCATATAGATGTCGATAAAATTAACGCGTGTAAAGATCTAGTGGTATTAGCGGGCTCTGAAAAAGTGGGCGCTTACTTAATTAAAAATCACTCAGGTAGCCAAGTATATATTACCGGTCATCCTGAATACGACGCCGATACGCTACAAAAAGAATATCTTCGCGATTGTGAAAAAATGGCCAACGCACCGCAGCCAGAGAACTATTTTCCTGAGAATGACACCAGCAAACGTCCATCTAAGACATGGCAAAGCCATGCATTCTTGTTATTCTCAAATTGGTTAAACTACTATGTTTACCAAACCACACCTTATGATATTAACTTAGTTAGCCAAGATGTAAGGACTAACAATTATGCCGAATAA
- a CDS encoding homocysteine S-methyltransferase family protein: MPNNVAVNGEQIAEQLKQAMQQRILILDGAMGTMIQKHKLEEEDYRGDRFKDWHVLIKGNNDLLSLTQPEIIKQIHRDYLAAGADIIETNTFNATTISMEDYDMASLSREINLESAKLARAVCDEFTAKDPSKPRYVAGVLGPTSKTCSISPDVNDPGFRNITFDKLVAAYVESTLALIEGGAHLILIETIFDTLNAKAASYGVEEAFEQAGVTLPVMISGTITDASGRTLSGQTTEAFYNSIRHIKPISIGLNCALGPDLLRQYVEELSRVCETFTSVHPNAGLPNEFGEYDLEADDMAKEIIDWGNEGFINIVGGCCGTTPEHIRAFARGLAQTQPRSLPDIEVRMRLAGLEACNLN, encoded by the coding sequence ATGCCGAATAATGTAGCCGTAAACGGTGAGCAAATAGCAGAGCAGCTTAAGCAAGCAATGCAGCAACGTATTCTGATCTTAGATGGTGCAATGGGAACCATGATCCAAAAGCACAAATTAGAAGAAGAAGACTATCGCGGTGATCGCTTTAAAGATTGGCATGTCCTTATCAAAGGCAACAACGATCTGCTAAGTTTGACGCAGCCTGAGATAATCAAACAGATCCATCGCGATTATCTAGCTGCTGGCGCGGATATTATTGAAACCAATACTTTTAATGCTACCACCATCTCGATGGAAGATTATGATATGGCAAGCCTAAGCCGTGAGATTAATCTTGAATCGGCGAAGCTTGCACGTGCGGTATGTGATGAATTTACCGCCAAAGATCCTAGCAAGCCTCGCTATGTGGCAGGTGTACTTGGTCCAACGTCAAAAACCTGTTCGATTTCTCCAGATGTAAACGATCCTGGTTTTCGCAATATCACTTTTGACAAATTGGTTGCAGCCTATGTTGAATCAACGCTTGCTCTTATCGAGGGCGGTGCTCACCTTATTTTGATTGAAACTATTTTTGATACGCTCAACGCCAAAGCCGCGTCTTACGGTGTAGAAGAAGCGTTCGAGCAAGCGGGCGTCACTCTGCCTGTTATGATCTCGGGCACGATCACCGACGCTTCCGGTCGCACGCTATCAGGGCAAACCACCGAGGCGTTTTATAACTCCATTCGCCATATTAAGCCAATCTCTATCGGTCTCAACTGCGCGCTAGGCCCAGATTTATTAAGACAGTATGTAGAAGAGCTGTCACGGGTTTGTGAGACCTTTACCTCTGTGCATCCAAACGCTGGGCTTCCTAACGAGTTTGGTGAATACGACCTAGAAGCCGATGACATGGCAAAAGAGATTATTGATTGGGGCAATGAAGGGTTTATCAATATTGTTGGCGGCTGCTGTGGCACCACGCCTGAACATATTCGCGCCTTCGCGAGAGGACTTGCACAAACCCAGCCGCGCAGCTTGCCTGACATCGAAGTGCGGATGCGTTTGGCAGGTCTTGAAGCCTGTAACTTAAATTAG
- the metH gene encoding methionine synthase, translated as MTQTAVFTNVGERTNVTGSAKFKRLILEEDYETALDVAREQVESGAQVIDINMDEAMLDSKAAMVKFLNLIASEPDISKVPIMVDSSKWEVIEAGLKCIQGKAIVNSISLKEGEAPFIHQAKIIKRFGAAVVVMAFDEVGQAETADRKFEICQRSYKILVDELGFPPEDIIFDPNIFAVATGIEEHDNYAVEFIEGTRRIKQNLPHCKVSGGVSNVSFSFRGNNPVREAIHSVFLYHAIKAGMDMGIVNAGQLAVYDDIPKELRDAVEDVILNTDAGAGERLVEIAPKYSGMAQAEKQEDLEWRSWPVEKRLEHALVKGITEFIDEDTEACRQQFDKPIQVIEGPLMDGMNVVGDLFGAGKMFLPQVVKSARVMKRAVAYLDPYIEAEKEEGSSNGKVIMATVKGDVHDIGKNIVGVVLQCNNYEVVDLGVMVPAEKILQTAIDENADVIGLSGLITPSLDEMVHVAKEMTRRGFDIPLLIGGATTSKAHTAVKIEPQYDKGVIYVNNASRAVGVVSSLLSKTQKPEFLAKTADEYVKVREQQARKKPRSKPVTLARARDNAVKLDWQSYTPPVPSKLGITEFKDVSIKTLRDYIDWTPFFMTWSLAGKYPRILQDEVVGEEAQKLFHDANAMLDQLAQEGTLQPLGVIGLFPANREGDDIEIYTDESRSEVLVTSCQLRQQTEKTDFPNYCLSDYIAPKGTPDYFGAFAVTGGLEEDDLADAFDAKQDDYNKIMIKAVADRLAEAFAEYLHEQVRKVHWGFAADEALSNEELIRENYQGIRPAPGYPACPEHTEKQKIWQLLDVENRIGMKLTSSYAMWPGAAVSGWYFSHPDSKYFAVASIQRDQVEDYAARQAMPLEEAERWLGPNIGY; from the coding sequence ATGACACAAACAGCAGTATTTACCAATGTCGGTGAACGTACCAATGTAACGGGATCGGCAAAATTTAAGCGCTTAATTTTAGAAGAAGATTACGAAACCGCGCTGGATGTTGCCAGAGAGCAGGTTGAAAGCGGCGCACAAGTGATTGATATCAACATGGATGAAGCCATGTTGGACTCAAAAGCTGCGATGGTGAAGTTTCTCAATCTGATAGCGTCAGAGCCGGATATTTCTAAAGTCCCCATCATGGTTGACTCGTCTAAATGGGAAGTCATTGAAGCGGGCCTGAAATGTATTCAAGGTAAAGCCATTGTAAACTCAATCTCCTTAAAAGAGGGTGAGGCACCATTTATCCATCAAGCCAAAATCATCAAGCGCTTTGGTGCTGCTGTGGTGGTGATGGCATTTGATGAAGTTGGTCAGGCTGAAACTGCAGATAGAAAGTTTGAGATCTGTCAGCGTTCTTACAAAATCTTGGTTGACGAGCTTGGGTTTCCGCCTGAAGACATTATTTTTGACCCCAATATTTTCGCGGTCGCAACGGGTATCGAAGAACATGATAACTACGCCGTTGAATTTATCGAGGGCACGCGCAGAATTAAGCAAAACCTGCCGCACTGTAAAGTGTCAGGGGGCGTATCGAACGTTTCTTTCTCTTTTCGTGGTAACAACCCGGTGCGTGAAGCGATCCACTCTGTGTTTCTTTACCATGCGATTAAAGCAGGTATGGATATGGGGATCGTCAATGCCGGTCAGCTAGCCGTGTATGACGATATTCCAAAAGAGCTCCGTGATGCCGTTGAGGATGTGATCCTCAATACCGACGCCGGTGCTGGCGAGCGATTGGTTGAGATCGCGCCTAAATACTCGGGCATGGCGCAAGCCGAGAAGCAGGAAGATTTAGAGTGGCGTTCTTGGCCAGTTGAAAAACGCTTGGAGCACGCCTTAGTTAAAGGGATCACCGAGTTTATCGACGAGGATACCGAGGCCTGTCGGCAACAGTTTGATAAGCCAATTCAAGTGATTGAAGGGCCTCTGATGGATGGCATGAACGTGGTTGGCGACTTGTTTGGCGCGGGCAAAATGTTCCTGCCTCAAGTGGTGAAATCTGCTCGAGTGATGAAGCGCGCGGTTGCCTACCTTGACCCTTACATTGAGGCCGAAAAAGAAGAAGGCTCTAGTAACGGTAAAGTGATCATGGCCACGGTTAAGGGCGATGTACACGACATTGGCAAAAACATCGTGGGCGTGGTACTGCAATGTAATAACTATGAAGTCGTGGACTTGGGTGTGATGGTGCCGGCAGAGAAAATTCTGCAAACGGCCATTGACGAAAACGCTGATGTCATTGGTCTGTCTGGTCTTATTACGCCATCCCTTGATGAAATGGTGCATGTTGCGAAAGAAATGACGCGTCGCGGCTTTGATATTCCTCTACTCATTGGTGGTGCAACCACATCGAAAGCGCATACGGCGGTTAAAATTGAACCTCAGTACGACAAAGGTGTGATTTACGTCAATAACGCCAGTCGTGCGGTTGGTGTGGTATCTAGCCTGCTAAGTAAAACACAAAAGCCAGAGTTTTTAGCAAAAACCGCGGACGAATACGTCAAAGTACGGGAGCAGCAGGCGCGTAAAAAGCCACGTTCAAAACCAGTTACCTTGGCGCGTGCTCGCGACAATGCGGTAAAACTTGATTGGCAGAGCTACACGCCACCGGTGCCAAGTAAGTTGGGGATCACCGAGTTTAAAGACGTCAGCATCAAAACGCTACGTGATTATATTGACTGGACGCCATTTTTTATGACCTGGTCATTGGCCGGTAAATATCCGCGTATTCTACAAGACGAGGTAGTTGGTGAAGAGGCGCAAAAGCTGTTTCATGATGCCAATGCCATGTTAGATCAGTTAGCACAAGAGGGGACTTTACAGCCACTGGGTGTGATTGGGTTGTTCCCTGCTAACCGCGAGGGTGATGATATTGAAATTTATACCGATGAGTCGCGCAGCGAAGTCCTGGTTACGTCATGTCAGTTACGTCAGCAAACCGAAAAAACCGATTTCCCTAACTATTGTTTGTCAGATTATATTGCACCTAAAGGCACACCTGATTATTTCGGTGCGTTTGCCGTCACTGGTGGTCTTGAAGAAGATGACTTAGCAGACGCATTTGATGCCAAGCAAGATGATTACAACAAGATCATGATTAAAGCGGTCGCAGATCGCTTAGCCGAGGCATTTGCTGAATACTTGCATGAGCAAGTGCGTAAAGTGCACTGGGGATTTGCAGCGGATGAAGCGCTAAGTAACGAAGAACTTATCCGTGAAAACTATCAAGGGATCCGTCCAGCGCCAGGGTATCCAGCGTGCCCTGAACACACCGAGAAACAAAAAATTTGGCAGTTGTTAGATGTCGAAAACCGTATCGGTATGAAGCTGACTAGCTCATACGCCATGTGGCCGGGAGCGGCTGTGTCGGGTTGGTATTTCTCGCATCCAGATTCTAAGTACTTTGCCGTTGCGAGTATTCAAAGAGATCAAGTAGAAGACTATGCTGCGCGTCAAGCTATGCCGCTAGAAGAAGCGGAGCGTTGGCTTGGTCCTAATATAGGGTATTGA